CAATaacatgtggaagcatgaagaccaccttgaaatgccacatgtaggacaCTAGTAGGATCGTTGATCTTGATAccttgtagtggggctcctccccctatgtcaaagtgtttgtcaatctacttgaatcttgagctcttcttgatgagggtagtttttttgatttgaattgatcacttaaagttgaggatcgcttgtggaaccaccattgttgcactagatctacttgaatgaatactacttgtatgaccatgtatatctcttgtagagatacaatgatatatctttggttgaatctagtatcacttgtaaaatcatgatggaccattttattaaatttgacattgataatcaattcatgaactagattgtttccatgagcttcaATTTGACATCCTGGGGGGCTTTACAGTTTCGAGAGTTCATCAGAGTGTCTGCTTGGGCAGGAGGGGAAAACTGGTCGGGAGAAGCAAGATGGCGGGGAACGTCGGCCGCCGCGCTGCGGTGTTCTTGGCCGTCTGCCTGGCGGCTCGAGCGGCAGTGGCGATCCAGGACGGTGAGAGCCTGCATCATTCTGAGTTGTGTTTCGTGAACTCTTCTGCTCAGTAGCCAATCCTAAAAATGTTGCATGCTCGTCAGGCCTGCTGCCGAACGGCAACTTCGAGCAGGCGCCACCCAAGTCGCAGCTCAACGGCACGAGGGTGATGGGGCGCTACGCGATCCCGCACTGGGAGATCACCGGGTTCGTCGAGTACATCGGCTCGGGCCAGAAGCAGGGCGACATGCTCCTGCCGGTGCCGGAGGGCGCCTACGCCGTGCGGCTGGGCAACGAGGCCTCCATCCAGCAGCGGCTCGCCCTGACGCGGGGCGCGCACTACTCCGTCACCTTCAGCGCGGCGCGCACCTGCGCCCAGGCCGAGCAGCTCAACGTGACGGTCGCCCCGGAGTCGGACATCCTCCCCATCCAGACGGTCTGCACCAGCAGCGGCTGGGACTCCTACTCCTGGGCCTTCGAGGCCACCGCCAGCGCCGTGTCCTTCATCGTCCACAACCCCGGCTTCTCCGAGGACCCGGCCTGCGACCCTCTCATCGACCTGTTCGCCATCAAGACCCTGCCTCCTCCCAAGAGCAGCACCAGTAAGGATAACAACCTGCTGAAGAACGGGGACTTCGAGGAGGGGCCCTACATC
This sequence is a window from Panicum virgatum strain AP13 chromosome 7K, P.virgatum_v5, whole genome shotgun sequence. Protein-coding genes within it:
- the LOC120642474 gene encoding uncharacterized protein LOC120642474 translates to MAGNVGRRAAVFLAVCLAARAAVAIQDGLLPNGNFEQAPPKSQLNGTRVMGRYAIPHWEITGFVEYIGSGQKQGDMLLPVPEGAYAVRLGNEASIQQRLALTRGAHYSVTFSAARTCAQAEQLNVTVAPESDILPIQTVCTSSGWDSYSWAFEATASAVSFIVHNPGFSEDPACDPLIDLFAIKTLPPPKSSTSKDNNLLKNGDFEEGPYIFRNTPWGVLVPPMDEDDYSPLSPWMVLSSTKSVKYVDAPHHVVPRGARAVELVSGVEAALVQDVATVPGRPYRLEFSAGDAGDGCAGAMAVQAYARRGSARVVYQSQGKGGHTRGALEFTAAANQTRVVFASTAYNMKPDGTLCGPVVDDVSLVCTRKRAARRLLL